In the genome of Oreochromis niloticus isolate F11D_XX unplaced genomic scaffold, O_niloticus_UMD_NMBU tig00002627_pilon, whole genome shotgun sequence, the window GTTTGTTTAAAAAGGATATTTATAAATCGAGAGCTTACGTCCACTTGTGCTCTGCCAGGGCCAAATGTCGGTCTGCTTGAGGGCATCACTGGATACAATTTGCTTTGTTGGTTCAGCGAGCTTGTTGTAGTCGTCAACAGCAGCCGCCAAGCGTTTCTTCTCAACTAAGATGACCTAGCGAATTCTGTGTCGCCTCTTGTTGCTATCTgtaaataatcataaaaaaattCACACCTACACATAATGTATATGTTTAGATTTTAATCTACACTCATCAATTTGTTTGCTAGAACAAATCACATCCATCTTAAACAAACCTGAATctgattttattctgtttacaaAGTAGCTGTGCAGGCTGtacaaactgagcatcaaaCGGTCCATTTCAAAGAAACTGTGACACCATTTTGTCTGTAAAGACTTTGTGTTCGCACTCTGATGATGACGACAAGCGTGCCTGCAACGCTCCAATGCTGCCAGTTTGATCAGTTTCTAAGTGAGAGGAATATTAATCAGAATACAGGATGAGTAACAGTCACCAAACTACAGTGGACTCTGTAATCACTGACTTGATGACATTCATTATAAGACATCTGTAGCCTTCATGTGCTGCATTATCATTAGATAACAAGTATGTTGGTGTTCAGGTTTATAAAACCAACTAGTACGACATCATTAAACCCAGGTCCAATCCAATTTGATCAAACGCAACAACTCTGCCATCACTTGTGCTTTTACAAGgcttatttttcattgtttgttgACACTGTCAGAAAGATATTAATTCTACCTTAAGTTCTTTAATGAGGCCATGGTGGGTCCTATTGTTATACACGAGTGCATTATATTGAGACTCACCTTCAGCCCATTTCTGCACATCGGCCACCCATTGCTGCAGTGTGTCGTCATCCACACCCAGCTCATTTTTGGTTGCATTCAGGCTCTCCACTTGTTCTCTAAGGATCCTTATGATCTAAGAATACATTAATAAATGTCATTCATATTGACATTAAAAGAGTACTGGTGTTTTTCCCCCCATTACcacacacattaaaatgggtgttgaaaaaaaaaaatcacctttaGATATCTCTGGCTCAAACTGCGGCCCAGTTGTTCCACTTTCCTTTTGTTCCACCCCAAAGCCAGGAGGGTCAGCATGTCTGTTCGCCCTGCATTTCAGTTAGTATACAAATAAGAATTAATGAGCAGGAGACTGAGTGGAATCtcagacacagacacataccTGCTTTAGACATGTACTTCGTTGTGATGGCCGCCCTAGACAGGAAACTGTTTACTTGCTCCACCTCTTCTCCAACTGTTGAACCGGCCCCATCCTGAAACGCACCTCCCCATTCGATCTATAGAAAGGAGGTCACAATACATGACTGCTGAATTCATTCAACCTTATAACAAAATGTCTCAAACTAATCCAAAACTACAAGCTGCAGTATACCTCGCATTTCCAAGTGTGAGCCTTTGCATGCATGACGGAGAGAAAAGGACGCATTGACAAGAGGTTCCTCAGCTCAGGGCACTGCTGAGCCACCTTGGTTAAATAGGGGAAATATTTACAGGCCACATCGGAGCAAAGGAACGTAATATGTCCTGGGACGCTAGCTGCCAACTTCCTCTGGAGAAAAAGGGGGTAAGCAAAGTTCTCCCCTCGAAACATGTTCAATGCAGCTAAGAGGACTCCATGGTGACAAACAGCTCTTTCCATGCCCTCTTCATCCAACTTCCCAGTGGACTTTTTGGACGACTCCTTTGCTGCTGTCCAAGATGAAGATCCGCACAACCCTTTCCCCGGGACCTATACACTCAAAGATTTTAACATAAAAGACACGACATGATTAATCCCTATCAGGGacaaactttttaaaacaaatgcatAACAATTAGCTGAATTAGCGTTAAGTCACACAAGACCTCATATCTCCCCAGGACAGCACtgataacataacataaaaatcatgttgttttttttaaatacacatgGTGACAAAATTAAGTACACATTAagataaagtaaagtaaatagtaTTATGACAACaccaagagaaaaataaaataaatatccacccatccatatatgtactgtatatacacacacacacacacacacatatatgtgtatatggttatggcattaacgtcattttaacaagattaacgctAGCAGCACTAATATATGTGTCTCTTACATCATTTGTGTGTCTCTGGATGTATTTCACAAACTCAGCAACTTCCTCATCTTTTTCAGTGAAGACACCTTCAAAGTTCCCCTGCTCTGAAGTGCTGAACGAACACAGTGACAGTTGTttgaaaagaaacattaaaataaatttttctacaaatccatatttgatttatgTACACAATGCATAACGTACCTTGCATTAGATTGAAAGCGATAAAGCTTACGGTTTCCATCAACTGAGACGGCAAGCATGTCTGGAGTGCACGCAGGGCAGCTAAAGCATGGCTCCTTGCACATCCTGTCCACCTCAAACTTTACAGCACTCCACTCCAAGAAACTTTTACTGAAGGCATCAGCTGATTTTCGGCCAGTCTTTTACATAGAGGACATACAACAGAATATTCAAGGACAGTCATCATAAACATTGATTTGCACAATTTCCTTAAACTTGGCAAATTTAGAAACTCACCCTTCCAAAATGGGCTGTTCGTTCATCCAGCATTTTGACAAACGCCTTAAGTGACATCCCTGGTGCAGCCTTCTTAATGTCATAAAACATCCAGACACCTCACAACTACTTGTTtgccacactgacacacacggTGTGACTGTGGATCCAGAGTAGCTAACATATTGTCTATAAGACGAGGCCTGGCCTCTTTCCACTTTTGCGAGGACACCATATTTCTGATTCTGAGTAGCAGCTGACTCAGACGACGTCTCACAAGTCATGGCTGCGTCCTCTTCTCCATCCTCCAACAACTGAAGGAGCTCCTGACGAAGCACCTCAGTTCCACCTCATAtataaaagtttatttaaaaaaattcaaataataTAACGTTTACTCCGTACAAAATATTAGACAAGCGTTCCCTCTTTAACAACTGTTTCCACtacatcacatttaaaaaaaaaaatgttacctgCATATCTTGAAGGAGTTCGTCAGCAGCCTGAAGCTCTTCCTCCAGCTCGGGATCCTTTGAATCACTCATTTTCAAGCTAAAGAGGAAAGAGATTTTTGCAGAACTCAGTGACATAAACACATAACTAATGCAATTCAAATGATTTTCAGTCTTGGCGCTCCGGTTAACGTTAGCAATTAACGTTAGCATCATCAGTTTATAAAGAGCTAGCAGAACTCTTAGCGCAAAAACTGCTTTACGCACCATGTGAGGGTATTTTGCAACACACGTCCTTTAACGTTTGTAATAGATTTAATCCATCATCGTTGGATTAAATGGCTAATGCTGCAGTAGCCACGTGTAGTCGTTACCTAGCAAGCATGCTGACGGTAGCTGTAgccatttttaaatgcattaaacCATTTCTGAGATCAGTCACCTCTGTTTGTTTAAAGCTtttatgaaaaacaaactttgaaaCACACATCAAGGTATTActttaaatatatgtattttttacatacctGCATTAGAATCAATCAGTTCCGCCTCATTTTCTTATAAATGGTCTCTCCGTTCTCCCATCATCCTTTGCTTACACAGGTTGCGTCTGATTGgttcagtgttgccaactcctcagtaaggaaaatcgctattggctgtcctaaaagtcgctagaagtcgataaatgacgtcatcgcctaatttgcataattagtcacgctaatgtaattgtaacctacgttgttggagagagaaataacatcgtggaagagacataaagtgagtaaaaaacgtcctaaatgcagttagaatttatttagatctacaaattaaatttcttttagtaattgttgttttttaatgtcacaattccaaccctgctccttgaTCCGGgtttggaccggcaaaagtgacccgaaataggcactctggtggagttactttctgtgtgtgagtgtgtgtttataagtagttttaaaccttgtgatccacaaaacagcataacagtaaaagaagaactgactgcgttacagtcagtgtgGGAGcggcggcttcgctcatgcgcgattcatttgccgttTGGACtcataggtgtgaacatctcctgccctgatagcagctgggggaggactatcctccgcctgtgagtACTTTGGCACGGGTGAagtgcccacggcagcaccgctgcttgttgagagtaagagcgataCGCGTTTTCAagtcaaaaagtcgtcataaataagtctccaataacaccagaaaaagtcgccagatttgtcgctagtcgctttttagaaaaaaaaaaaagtcgctaaggggtctgaaaactcgctaaatatagcgacaaagtcgctaagttggcaacactggatTGGTTGGAGCTGAGCGCATCCAAAACTAACAGGAGTGGTGAATGAatctataaatgtgttttacgtgtgaaatgaaaataataaacctAACAAAGGATTATGTACGTTAAATCTGCGCACTTTCAGATCGtgaatcactttggaaaacactgtgTGATGGCCACAACATGAAGCGATTTTATTGTTGAATTATCAGTgatattttcatgtgtttttgttgagaaATGTTAACGATGTCATTAAAAGAAAGCATTAAATTAGGGAGAAAAACCCGTTCGCGGAGAGGGTCCCCGGTTCTCCAGTTAGATTGTGCTTCACGGCGTCATGTTTCGCCGTGACGGAGTtattacactgtaaaatgtaattctagatgtttgttatttcaacatattattctatatcagtttgacgatagatgactgaagttgttgttataacatagaattacaagttaaaaacgtcccaattacaccaaaaaaagctaacttgaaaactcatgtccagctaaatcagcaacttatgtgaacttgacaatgtgggtaagttgagcacagcaggattcaaaactgcctcacgtgactgctaccgaggtgcatcatggggaattggcggttaacgacatgctcactttacttggacgttttctaatcgtcttctttggaatatgctttcaaggtgagtaacattggttataactataaggaaagagagctacaaaagttggaacatgttttgaatttatggcatgatgtgtgtttttctcttttaccgaaatgtttgctttagctaatgtaactttagccgacaaggtccagcttgtgtgtcatgaccaaacttgacctaataaactgacatatggccttttttatgggtttaatgtggcactgaccaaatcacaagtattgtgccgctagctttaaggttgtgcactcaaccactgttgcgatattagcaagctaactcagctaattaataaagcttatttcatattgtctctgtacttgtaaatttctttcaagttcacaggctgttgtattttggtggaagttcattttggcaatatttccaataactgactgggttcaaaaagaactttttggcaggactcggatgcttgttgtcatctgtttacccctatgtaatcacttaagttgttattaactgctgcatgctaagctgcaagagtgcactgaggactgagacaaaatatggtctacaaaccagcattatattagtttttatcagatagtgctccagtgtgtttagtttttgctttaattctattgtgcagttatttgttaccctgaaatgctttatgcttaacaacagctcactattttgacttatttttgaactcttgtgatcagtatgactagtttgtgtgagtttccatactaaaagagctgtagtgataaaataattggcatcagagacactgatttttggcatggtgtactgcagaagtttttttttttttgcataatttaccttttaattaaactgcattctctgtattgtaacaaaactaacattgtttatatgtcagaaaattagcaaacatgaataaatggcgaaaacaatataattataacatatatttttattttacttattttaggtctgtgaacccaaacttgatgctggggatttatttttgtcagtggagtcaaatggtaagttacaatttgtgcattttgtcatactggaaacaccacagattatattgtaacttaatagctctgtagaacaaatgatataaagattgtagtgtcagggtacttcttaagaagtaatatggcactattgatgatcacatgcaggtggcataaactaaatattcagacctgTTACCAACAAGTGATTCATtgacaaaagcaa includes:
- the LOC102082213 gene encoding uncharacterized protein LOC102082213, translated to MFYDIKKAAPGMSLKAFVKMLDERTAHFGRTGRKSADAFSKSFLEWSAVKFEVDRMCKEPCFSCPACTPDMLAVSVDGNRKLYRFQSNASTSEQGNFEGVFTEKDEEVAEFVKYIQRHTNDVPGKGLCGSSSWTAAKESSKKSTGKLDEEGMERAVCHHGVLLAALNMFRGENFAYPLFLQRKLAASVPGHITFLCSDVACKYFPYLTKVAQQCPELRNLLSMRPFLSVMHAKAHTWKCEIEWGGAFQDGAGSTVGEEVEQVNSFLSRAAITTKYMSKAGRTDMLTLLALGWNKRKVEQLGRSLSQRYLKIIRILREQVESLNATKNELGVDDDTLQQWVADVQKWAEAAADLQTKRKVFEKVMAVRRLREEEMILCREMRHHWTVLRMRSVVLGTISSDSSLVGMSEDAQKGRRSLVLKKQSELKAEMLKIKDTYKRILSHQPLLEMDSEEEEDIPDDATESDLSTSDED